A genomic window from Clostridia bacterium includes:
- a CDS encoding metal-sensitive transcriptional regulator, producing MHAPSETQDEPPSTHAHGARTQDAHGAGHGLASKYRRDPDALLTRLRRIEGQVRGLQRMVEEDRYCVDILVQLAAVRAALDEVGLALLADHTRGCVADALRSGDGEAAIEELLGAVRRFVR from the coding sequence ATGCACGCGCCATCCGAAACGCAGGACGAGCCGCCGTCGACCCACGCGCACGGCGCCCGGACGCAGGACGCGCACGGGGCTGGCCATGGCCTCGCGTCGAAGTACCGACGGGATCCTGACGCGCTCCTGACGCGCCTGCGGCGCATCGAGGGGCAGGTGCGCGGCCTCCAGCGCATGGTCGAGGAGGACCGCTACTGCGTGGACATCCTCGTCCAGCTGGCGGCCGTCCGCGCCGCGCTCGACGAGGTCGGGCTCGCGCTGCTGGCCGACCACACCCGTGGCTGCGTCGCGGACGCCTTGCGCAGCGGCGACGGCGAGGCGGCCATCGAGGAACTCCTCGGCGCCGTGCGACGCTTCGTCCGCTGA
- a CDS encoding sulfite exporter TauE/SafE family protein: MGLTYLAALLGGLAFFFSPCVWPLYPAYVGCLTGLDAASVAGCRRHVTLQALAFILGFTLVFVALGATASSVGRLLSDYQDPLRKVGGLVVIAFGLSMAGLLPEWLLGAEARPQVKPGAPSWWSALAMGVAFGFGWTPCVGPVLASILVLTSTVADLAKGVSLLAVYSLGLAVPFLLLAVFLDRVHPLWRRLGPWLPAVRRASGLLMVLLGWLIFTDSFSAVSRWLFYAF, from the coding sequence ATGGGACTCACGTATCTGGCGGCGCTGCTGGGCGGCTTGGCGTTCTTCTTCTCGCCCTGCGTATGGCCGCTGTACCCTGCGTACGTCGGTTGCCTCACGGGACTCGACGCCGCGTCCGTGGCCGGCTGCCGGCGCCACGTGACCCTGCAGGCGCTGGCGTTCATCCTGGGCTTCACGCTCGTGTTCGTGGCCCTGGGGGCGACGGCGAGCTCCGTCGGCCGGCTGCTGTCGGATTACCAGGACCCCCTGCGCAAGGTGGGCGGCCTTGTCGTCATCGCGTTCGGGCTGTCGATGGCCGGTCTGCTTCCTGAGTGGCTCCTCGGCGCGGAGGCGCGGCCGCAGGTGAAGCCGGGCGCGCCCTCCTGGTGGAGTGCGCTGGCGATGGGGGTCGCCTTTGGTTTCGGCTGGACGCCGTGCGTGGGGCCGGTGCTGGCCTCGATCCTCGTCCTCACCAGCACCGTCGCCGACCTGGCCAAGGGCGTGTCGCTCCTCGCCGTGTACTCGCTAGGCTTGGCCGTGCCCTTCCTTCTCCTCGCCGTGTTCCTCGACCGCGTGCACCCGCTCTGGCGGCGGCTGGGCCCCTGGCTCCCGGCCGTGCGGCGGGCGAGCGGCCTCCTCATGGTTCTCCTGGGCTGGCTGATCTTCACCGATTCCTTCTCGGCCGTCTCGCGGTGGCTGTTCTACGCCTTCTGA
- a CDS encoding DUF2267 domain-containing protein: MNHDKFIGEVQHKARLASRGEAEAAVRATLQTLGERLTEGAARNLAAQLPREIGEYLETAEHGERFGVDEFVERVSLREGADPPRAAYHARAVLDVLRGAVSEGQVDKILAQLPDELDRLVMAGPDGDLRL; encoded by the coding sequence ATGAACCACGACAAGTTCATCGGCGAAGTGCAGCACAAGGCGCGCCTGGCCTCGCGCGGCGAGGCGGAGGCGGCCGTGCGGGCGACCCTGCAGACGCTGGGCGAACGGTTGACCGAAGGCGCCGCGCGGAATCTGGCCGCCCAGTTGCCGCGGGAGATCGGCGAGTACCTGGAGACGGCGGAGCACGGCGAGCGGTTCGGCGTCGACGAGTTCGTGGAACGCGTGAGCCTGCGCGAGGGCGCCGATCCCCCTCGGGCCGCCTATCACGCGCGCGCCGTGCTGGACGTGCTGCGCGGCGCCGTCTCCGAGGGACAGGTGGACAAGATCCTTGCGCAGCTGCCGGACGAGCTCGACCGCCTCGTCATGGCCGGACCGGACGGCGACCTGCGCCTGTGA
- a CDS encoding TlpA family protein disulfide reductase, with translation MPDFVPLWGSFGVSGFALAVLAGSLAAAPWAARALRAAYGDRVDAAWDAVLAGIVAALAGGRLAHLLASGRPGGVLELHAWLGLGASDLSFVGGLLAAFGAAALWLKRAGLPPGDGLARLVPPLCLAISIGWLGVPVAGTFTAVPWGLPWAPGVRAHPVPLYGALGFAALCLFFAWRQRARGRNEGPGQDVAAFLFLASALRLVLGFYAQDALVARLSLTQWGDAALAAGAFAWAAGLRGARNAAPFERPVAAAGVALLLFAALLAFGPPPSSPGATGPHVGLRAPEFSLPALDGGEVRLRDLRGQPVVLNFWASWCPPCRAEMPELARFQAWLGGRGRILGIDVRESPAVVRSFTGEHGYRWTFLLDTTGSVARAYRVHDFPTTVFVDAQGVIRAIHRGPLTLSGFQSYFDQTAAPRR, from the coding sequence TTGCCGGACTTCGTCCCGCTGTGGGGATCCTTCGGCGTCAGCGGGTTTGCGCTGGCCGTGCTCGCCGGGAGCCTGGCCGCGGCGCCGTGGGCGGCGCGCGCCCTGCGGGCGGCGTACGGCGATCGGGTCGACGCCGCATGGGACGCCGTGCTGGCCGGCATCGTCGCCGCGCTGGCCGGCGGCCGCCTCGCGCACCTGCTGGCCTCGGGCAGGCCGGGGGGCGTGCTGGAGCTTCACGCCTGGCTTGGCCTGGGAGCGTCCGACCTCTCCTTTGTGGGAGGTTTGCTTGCGGCCTTCGGCGCGGCGGCGCTGTGGCTGAAGCGCGCCGGCCTGCCGCCCGGAGACGGGCTGGCGCGGCTCGTGCCGCCGTTGTGCCTCGCCATTTCGATCGGCTGGCTGGGCGTGCCGGTCGCCGGCACGTTCACCGCGGTGCCGTGGGGACTGCCGTGGGCGCCCGGCGTGCGCGCGCATCCGGTGCCGCTCTACGGCGCGCTGGGCTTCGCCGCGCTGTGCCTGTTCTTCGCCTGGAGGCAGCGGGCGCGCGGGCGGAATGAAGGACCGGGACAGGATGTGGCCGCGTTTCTGTTCCTCGCTTCGGCGCTGCGCCTGGTCCTCGGCTTCTATGCCCAGGATGCGCTCGTCGCCCGCCTGAGCCTCACGCAGTGGGGCGACGCCGCGCTCGCAGCCGGGGCGTTCGCCTGGGCCGCCGGCCTCCGGGGCGCCCGGAACGCGGCGCCGTTCGAGCGGCCGGTCGCGGCCGCCGGCGTGGCGCTTCTCCTCTTCGCGGCGCTGCTGGCGTTCGGCCCGCCGCCGTCTTCGCCCGGCGCCACCGGGCCGCACGTGGGCCTGCGCGCGCCGGAGTTCTCGCTGCCGGCGCTGGACGGCGGGGAGGTTCGCCTTCGTGATCTCCGCGGGCAGCCGGTCGTGCTGAACTTCTGGGCGTCCTGGTGCCCGCCCTGCCGGGCCGAGATGCCGGAACTCGCCCGGTTCCAGGCGTGGCTGGGCGGCCGGGGCCGCATTCTCGGCATCGACGTGCGCGAGTCGCCGGCCGTCGTCCGGTCATTCACCGGGGAGCACGGGTACCGGTGGACCTTCCTGCTTGACACGACGGGCAGCGTGGCACGGGCGTACCGCGTGCACGACTTCCCGACCACCGTGTTCGTCGACGCCCAGGGCGTCATCCGCGCGATCCACCGCGGCCCCCTGACGCTTTCCGGGTTCCAATCGTATTTCGATCAGACGGCGGCGCCCCGCCGCTAA
- a CDS encoding heavy-metal-associated domain-containing protein — protein sequence MTTETFKVIGMSCSHCQSAVKQALEAVPGVESADVDLQAGEAKVTYDPARATKDALKAAVEEAGYELAV from the coding sequence ATGACGACGGAGACCTTCAAGGTGATCGGCATGTCGTGCAGCCATTGCCAGTCGGCGGTGAAGCAGGCGCTCGAAGCCGTTCCTGGTGTCGAGTCGGCGGACGTGGACCTGCAGGCGGGCGAGGCGAAGGTCACGTACGACCCGGCCAGGGCGACGAAGGACGCGTTGAAAGCGGCCGTGGAGGAGGCAGGGTACGAGCTGGCCGTCTGA
- a CDS encoding copper-translocating P-type ATPase, producing the protein MSESATGSARTGANAAGSVAAGVADGAATARACLAIEGMTCAACVNRVERTLKRLPGVVDASVNLATNTASVEYLPGAVSPLDMARAVSAIGYEAAPVVEAGGDADQGARRRETQRWRARFLASAALSLPLAVAMIGHSAGVDGAWLHALSNGWLQLALATPVQFGAGWLFYRDAYFNLRNRNANMSVLVALGTSAAYLYSATAVLAGPRAGLRGLYFETSAILITLVLLGKWLEAMAKGRTSEAIRQLMRLRPKTARVQRDGAERDVPVDEVAVGDVVVVRPGERVPVDGVVIDGASAVDESMMTGESVPVTKQAGDEVIGGTVNGTGTLRVRAARVGRDTMLAQIVRLVEEAQASKAPTQRFADAASNVFVPAVLGVAVITFAAWFVVQRDVAAALLPAVAVLVIACPCALGLATPTAVMVATGRGAEKGILFKGGESLEVAGRLDTVVLDKTGTVTEGRPRLTDVAVPAAWTEGESAALALVAAAERRSEHPLAQAIVEGAAARGAPGPEPERFEALPGRGVRAVVGGRDVLVGSRRLLEERRVDVSPLEDRAGRWEDDGKTVVWAAVDGRLAAALAVADAVKPDAAEAVRALGEMGVQVWMITGDNRRAAEAVAREIGIPAERVLAGVLPAGKADAVRRLRAEGCVVGMVGDGINDAPALAAADVGFAIGTGTDVAMEAADVTLVRGDLRSVVAAIELSRATLRKIRQNLFWALVYNVLGIPIAAAGLLSPVLAGAAMALSSVSVTTNSTLLRRFDPLGRFRAA; encoded by the coding sequence ATGTCCGAGTCGGCCACCGGCTCCGCCCGGACCGGCGCGAACGCGGCCGGCAGCGTCGCGGCCGGCGTCGCGGACGGCGCCGCGACGGCACGGGCGTGCCTCGCCATCGAGGGGATGACGTGCGCCGCGTGCGTGAACCGCGTCGAGCGCACCCTGAAGCGCCTGCCGGGCGTCGTGGACGCGTCGGTGAACCTGGCGACGAACACGGCGAGCGTGGAGTACCTGCCCGGCGCGGTGTCGCCGCTGGACATGGCGCGCGCCGTCAGTGCCATCGGGTACGAGGCCGCTCCGGTCGTGGAAGCCGGCGGCGACGCGGATCAAGGCGCCCGCCGGCGGGAGACCCAGCGGTGGCGGGCCCGATTTCTCGCGTCCGCGGCGCTGTCGCTGCCGCTCGCCGTCGCCATGATCGGCCACAGCGCCGGCGTCGACGGCGCGTGGCTCCACGCGCTCTCGAACGGGTGGCTGCAACTGGCCCTGGCCACGCCGGTCCAGTTCGGCGCCGGCTGGCTGTTCTACCGGGACGCCTACTTCAACCTGCGGAACCGCAACGCGAACATGTCCGTGCTCGTCGCACTCGGGACCTCCGCGGCCTACCTGTACAGCGCCACGGCGGTCCTGGCCGGTCCGCGGGCGGGCCTGCGGGGTCTGTACTTCGAGACGAGCGCCATCCTCATCACGCTCGTCCTCCTCGGCAAGTGGCTGGAGGCCATGGCGAAGGGCCGCACGTCCGAGGCGATCCGCCAGCTCATGCGCCTGCGCCCGAAGACCGCGCGCGTGCAGCGGGACGGCGCGGAACGGGACGTGCCCGTCGACGAGGTCGCGGTGGGCGATGTCGTCGTCGTGCGCCCCGGGGAACGCGTGCCCGTGGACGGCGTCGTGATCGACGGCGCGTCCGCCGTGGACGAGTCGATGATGACGGGCGAAAGCGTACCCGTGACGAAGCAGGCGGGCGACGAGGTGATCGGCGGCACGGTGAACGGCACGGGGACGCTGCGCGTCCGGGCCGCTCGCGTGGGCCGCGACACGATGCTGGCGCAGATCGTCCGCCTGGTCGAGGAGGCGCAGGCGTCGAAGGCGCCGACGCAGCGATTCGCCGACGCCGCGTCGAACGTGTTCGTGCCGGCCGTGCTGGGCGTGGCCGTGATCACGTTCGCGGCGTGGTTCGTCGTCCAGCGCGACGTGGCCGCCGCGCTGCTTCCGGCGGTGGCGGTGCTCGTCATCGCCTGCCCGTGCGCGCTGGGCCTGGCGACGCCCACGGCGGTGATGGTCGCCACCGGGCGCGGCGCGGAGAAGGGGATCCTTTTCAAAGGCGGCGAGTCGCTTGAGGTGGCGGGCCGGCTGGACACGGTCGTGCTCGACAAGACCGGCACGGTCACCGAGGGACGGCCGCGGTTGACGGACGTCGCCGTGCCGGCCGCCTGGACGGAGGGCGAATCCGCCGCGCTTGCGCTCGTGGCGGCCGCCGAGCGCCGTTCCGAGCACCCGCTCGCGCAGGCGATCGTCGAGGGCGCGGCGGCGCGCGGAGCGCCCGGGCCGGAGCCGGAACGGTTCGAAGCCCTGCCGGGGCGAGGGGTGCGCGCCGTGGTGGGCGGGCGCGACGTGCTCGTCGGCAGCCGCCGGCTGCTCGAGGAACGGCGCGTCGACGTGTCGCCGTTGGAGGATCGCGCAGGTCGCTGGGAAGACGACGGGAAGACCGTCGTGTGGGCCGCGGTGGACGGCCGCCTGGCGGCCGCGCTCGCCGTCGCGGACGCCGTCAAGCCGGACGCGGCCGAGGCCGTCCGGGCGCTCGGCGAGATGGGCGTCCAGGTGTGGATGATCACCGGCGACAACCGCCGTGCGGCGGAGGCCGTCGCGCGGGAGATCGGCATTCCGGCCGAGCGCGTGCTCGCCGGGGTTCTGCCGGCGGGCAAGGCGGACGCCGTCCGCCGCCTCCGCGCGGAGGGGTGCGTCGTCGGGATGGTCGGCGACGGCATCAACGACGCGCCGGCGCTGGCCGCGGCGGATGTCGGCTTCGCGATCGGAACGGGCACGGACGTCGCCATGGAGGCCGCCGACGTCACGCTCGTCCGCGGCGACCTGCGCAGCGTCGTCGCGGCGATCGAGTTAAGCCGCGCCACGCTCCGGAAGATCCGCCAGAACCTGTTCTGGGCGCTCGTCTACAACGTGCTCGGCATCCCGATCGCGGCGGCCGGGCTGCTGAGCCCCGTGCTGGCCGGAGCCGCCATGGCGCTGAGCTCCGTCTCCGTCACGACGAACTCGACGCTGCTCCGGCGCTTCGACCCGCTCGGGCGGTTCCGCGCGGCGTGA